One part of the Caproiciproducens sp. CPB-2 genome encodes these proteins:
- a CDS encoding Tex family protein, producing the protein MDFALLIAEQFHLQQWQVQKVIELIDEGNTIPFIARYRKEAHGSLDDQTLREISERLEYLRALQKRREEVTDLIAAAECMTEEIAAALAAAATLSEIDDLYRPFRPKRKTRASVAKAKGLEPLADAIFAQQKDGAYPIDMAESYVNAELGVETPQDALAGALDIIAERISDDAGIRKRLRVVAMAQGEVVSKAAKPDEDSVYAQYYDFRQPAAKIAGHRVLAVDRGEREGFLKVSVELERLKGLNIVSSVSVKGNGPCAEAVREAAEDAYDRLIFPSIEREIRNALTEAAAEAAIKVFSVNLRQLLMQPPVKNRVAMGLDPGYRTGCKVAVVDPTGRVLDTGVIYPTHSRAKVEEAKKVITDFILKYKVEVIAIGNGTASKETEMFAADVIKALHSGVSYMVVSEAGASVYSASKLAAQEFPEFDVTLRSAVSIARRMQDPLAELVKIDPKAIGVGQYQHDMPKKKLDEALGGVVEDCVNTVGVDLNTASPSLLEKIAGLSAAVSKNIVAYREENGAFHSRSELKKVPKLGPKAFEQCAGFLRVAESKNILDNTAVHPESYDAAKALLSLCDYDMDSLKKNGIGDLKNRVEKIGADSAAHRLGIGVPTLRDIVTELLRPGRDPRDELPAPMLRTDVLSMEDLKPGMELSGTVRNVIDFGAFVDIGVHQDGLVHISQICDKFIKHPAEVLKVGDVVKVRVLSVDTVKKRIALTMKSGEIG; encoded by the coding sequence ATGGATTTTGCGTTATTGATCGCGGAACAGTTTCATTTACAGCAGTGGCAGGTGCAGAAGGTCATTGAGCTGATCGACGAGGGCAACACCATCCCGTTTATCGCGCGTTACCGAAAGGAAGCGCACGGCTCGCTGGACGACCAGACGCTGCGCGAGATTTCGGAGCGGCTGGAGTACCTGCGCGCGCTGCAGAAGCGCCGGGAGGAGGTTACGGACCTGATTGCCGCCGCCGAATGCATGACGGAGGAAATCGCCGCCGCGCTGGCCGCCGCGGCCACCCTTTCCGAAATCGACGATCTTTACCGGCCGTTCCGCCCCAAGCGCAAAACGCGCGCGTCCGTGGCAAAGGCGAAGGGCCTTGAGCCGCTTGCGGACGCGATTTTTGCGCAGCAAAAAGACGGCGCGTACCCGATCGACATGGCGGAAAGCTATGTAAACGCGGAGCTGGGCGTGGAAACGCCTCAGGACGCGCTCGCCGGTGCGCTCGATATCATTGCGGAGCGGATTTCCGACGACGCGGGGATCCGCAAACGGCTGCGCGTGGTCGCCATGGCGCAGGGAGAGGTGGTTTCCAAGGCGGCGAAGCCGGACGAGGATTCCGTTTACGCGCAGTATTACGACTTCCGCCAGCCGGCGGCGAAGATCGCCGGGCACCGCGTGCTGGCCGTCGACCGCGGGGAGCGGGAGGGCTTTCTGAAAGTAAGCGTGGAGCTGGAGCGCCTGAAGGGGTTGAATATTGTTTCCTCCGTGAGCGTGAAGGGGAACGGCCCCTGTGCGGAAGCTGTTCGGGAGGCCGCGGAGGACGCCTACGACCGGCTGATCTTCCCCTCCATTGAGCGCGAAATCCGCAATGCCCTGACCGAAGCCGCGGCAGAGGCCGCGATCAAGGTTTTTTCCGTCAACCTGCGCCAGCTTCTGATGCAGCCGCCGGTCAAAAACCGGGTGGCCATGGGGCTGGACCCCGGGTACCGCACGGGCTGCAAGGTCGCCGTGGTGGACCCGACCGGCCGCGTGCTGGACACCGGCGTGATTTACCCCACCCACTCCCGGGCGAAGGTGGAGGAAGCAAAAAAAGTCATTACCGATTTTATTCTGAAATATAAAGTGGAAGTCATCGCGATCGGAAACGGAACGGCGTCGAAAGAGACGGAGATGTTTGCCGCCGACGTGATCAAAGCGCTGCACAGCGGCGTTTCCTACATGGTGGTCAGCGAGGCGGGCGCGTCCGTCTATTCCGCGAGCAAGCTCGCCGCGCAGGAATTTCCCGAGTTCGACGTCACCCTGCGCAGCGCGGTCTCCATCGCGCGGCGGATGCAGGACCCGCTGGCCGAGCTGGTCAAAATCGACCCCAAGGCCATCGGCGTGGGGCAGTACCAGCACGATATGCCGAAAAAGAAGCTGGACGAGGCGCTCGGCGGCGTGGTCGAGGACTGTGTGAACACCGTGGGTGTGGACCTGAACACGGCGTCGCCGTCCCTGCTGGAAAAAATCGCCGGGCTTTCCGCGGCGGTCTCCAAAAATATTGTGGCTTACCGGGAGGAAAACGGCGCGTTCCACTCGCGCAGCGAGCTGAAAAAGGTGCCGAAGCTGGGGCCGAAGGCCTTTGAGCAGTGCGCGGGCTTCCTGCGCGTGGCGGAGAGCAAAAACATTCTGGACAATACCGCCGTCCACCCCGAATCGTACGACGCGGCAAAGGCGCTGCTTTCTCTGTGCGACTACGACATGGACAGCCTGAAAAAGAACGGCATCGGCGACCTGAAAAACCGGGTAGAGAAAATCGGGGCGGACAGCGCCGCCCACAGGCTCGGTATCGGCGTACCGACGCTCAGGGATATTGTGACCGAGTTGCTGCGCCCGGGCCGGGACCCGCGCGACGAGCTGCCCGCGCCCATGCTGCGCACCGACGTGCTGAGCATGGAGGATCTGAAGCCCGGCATGGAGCTTTCCGGCACGGTGCGCAACGTGATCGATTTCGGCGCGTTTGTGGATATCGGCGTGCATCAGGACGGCCTTGTCCATATTTCGCAGATCTGCGATAAATTCATCAAGCATCCGGCCGAGGTGCTGAAGGTCGGCGACGTGGTGAAGGTGCGCGTGCTGTCCGTGGATACCGTGAAAAAGCGCATCGCGCTGACCATGAAGAGCGGGGAAATCGGCTGA
- a CDS encoding heparan-alpha-glucosaminide N-acetyltransferase codes for MPNQIKGAGRRRIYFMDELRGFAVFCMVFYHGFYTLAYLYNLKIGMLLLNFFMPAEPFYAGLFMLISGISSNLSHSNLARGFKLLGVALVVTLATWFVLPDELIVFGILHFLAVCMILYGLLKPVADRFCFSWAAVAVCALLYLLTMGISKGYLGLSPEWGVTLSPFLYHTDWLAPLGLYSDTFRSADYFPLFPWMFVFAAGTFLGKLAAQERFPAFMYRSRVPFFSWLGRYALIIYVIHQPVIYGVCYAVSAIVQWVWG; via the coding sequence ATGCCGAATCAAATCAAAGGGGCAGGGCGCAGGCGGATTTATTTTATGGATGAGCTGCGCGGCTTTGCGGTTTTCTGCATGGTGTTTTACCATGGCTTTTATACGCTTGCCTACCTGTACAACCTGAAAATCGGAATGCTCCTGCTGAACTTCTTTATGCCCGCGGAGCCTTTTTACGCCGGGCTGTTTATGCTGATTTCCGGCATTTCCTCGAACCTGTCGCACTCCAACCTTGCGCGCGGGTTCAAGCTGCTGGGGGTCGCGCTTGTGGTCACCCTGGCGACCTGGTTCGTCCTTCCGGATGAGCTGATCGTGTTCGGCATCCTGCATTTTCTGGCGGTCTGCATGATTCTTTACGGGCTGCTGAAACCGGTTGCCGACCGCTTTTGCTTCTCGTGGGCGGCGGTCGCCGTCTGCGCGCTGCTGTACCTTTTGACCATGGGCATTTCCAAGGGGTACCTCGGGCTTTCGCCGGAATGGGGGGTGACGCTGTCTCCTTTCCTGTACCATACCGACTGGCTGGCGCCGCTCGGCCTTTACAGCGATACGTTCCGCAGCGCGGACTATTTCCCGCTTTTCCCGTGGATGTTTGTGTTTGCGGCGGGTACCTTTTTAGGCAAGCTTGCCGCGCAGGAGCGGTTCCCGGCGTTTATGTACCGTTCCCGCGTGCCTTTTTTTTCCTGGCTGGGGCGGTACGCGCTGATCATTTATGTGATTCATCAGCCGGTGATTTACGGGGTGTGCTACGCCGTTTCCGCCATTGTACAGTGGGTTTGGGGATGA